The following coding sequences lie in one Microbacterium sp. XT11 genomic window:
- a CDS encoding L-aspartate oxidase encodes MSTRERQISTTVLVIGTGGSGLRAAIEVAEHGVDVLAVGKRPRNDAHTSLAAGGINAALGTMDAEDSWQQHAADTIKESYLLANPHTVEIVTQGAERGIRDLERWGMDFAREADGRISQRFFGAHTYRRTAFAGDYTGLEIQRTLVARASQLDVPILDNVYITRLLVRDNVVFGAYGFDQGDGTRYLIHADAVILAAGGHNRIWRRTSSRRDENTGDSFRLAVEAGGRLRDPELVQFHPSGILEPENAAGTLISEAARGEGGILTNALGERFMAKYDPERMELSTRDRVALAAYTEIAEGRGTPNGGVWLDVSHLPRAVIMERLPRVYQTMMELQMLDITAQPIEIAPTAHYSMGGVWVRPDDHRTDVEGLYAIGEASSGLHGANRLGGNSLIELLVYGRIVGQAAMAHAAGLDAQRRSADAVAQARAEIDDLLAADGTENVRALQRAIRNTMTDYAGVVRSEQGLRTGLAELDLIEGRMEDVGIHPDIAGFQDLAHAFDLKASALAARATLEAALERRETRGCHNRSDFPDTDPTLQVNLVWSPRTGVTREEIPPIPAEIAELMRDVDTTGKLVE; translated from the coding sequence ATGAGCACCCGGGAACGTCAGATCTCCACCACCGTCCTCGTCATCGGCACAGGCGGTTCGGGCTTGCGCGCGGCCATCGAGGTCGCGGAGCACGGCGTCGACGTGCTCGCCGTGGGCAAACGACCCCGCAACGACGCGCACACCTCGCTCGCAGCCGGGGGCATCAACGCGGCGCTCGGCACCATGGACGCCGAGGACTCGTGGCAGCAGCACGCCGCAGACACCATCAAAGAGAGCTACCTGCTCGCCAACCCCCACACGGTCGAGATCGTCACGCAGGGCGCAGAGCGCGGCATCCGCGACCTCGAACGCTGGGGCATGGACTTCGCGCGCGAAGCCGACGGTCGCATCTCGCAGCGCTTCTTCGGCGCGCACACCTACCGCCGCACCGCCTTCGCCGGCGACTACACCGGGCTGGAGATCCAGCGGACGCTCGTCGCCCGCGCCTCACAGCTCGACGTGCCGATCCTCGACAACGTCTACATCACCCGCCTGCTCGTGCGCGACAACGTCGTGTTCGGCGCGTACGGCTTCGACCAGGGCGACGGAACGCGCTACCTCATCCACGCGGACGCCGTCATCCTCGCCGCGGGCGGACACAACCGCATCTGGCGCCGCACCTCTTCGCGTCGCGACGAGAACACCGGGGACTCCTTCCGCCTCGCGGTCGAAGCCGGCGGGCGCCTGCGCGACCCCGAGCTCGTGCAGTTCCATCCGTCCGGCATCCTGGAACCCGAGAACGCGGCGGGAACGCTCATCTCCGAGGCGGCGCGCGGGGAGGGCGGCATCCTCACCAACGCGCTCGGCGAGCGGTTCATGGCGAAGTACGACCCCGAGCGCATGGAGCTGTCGACCCGTGACCGTGTCGCGCTCGCCGCGTACACCGAGATCGCCGAGGGCCGCGGCACGCCGAATGGCGGCGTGTGGCTCGACGTGTCGCACCTGCCGCGTGCGGTCATCATGGAGCGGCTGCCGCGCGTCTACCAGACCATGATGGAGCTGCAGATGCTCGACATCACGGCGCAGCCCATCGAGATCGCGCCGACCGCGCACTACTCCATGGGCGGCGTGTGGGTGCGCCCGGACGACCACCGCACCGACGTGGAGGGGCTGTACGCGATCGGCGAGGCGTCGAGCGGACTGCACGGCGCCAACCGTCTCGGCGGCAACTCCCTCATCGAGCTGCTCGTATACGGGCGCATCGTGGGCCAGGCAGCCATGGCGCACGCGGCGGGGCTCGACGCGCAGCGACGGTCGGCGGATGCCGTGGCACAGGCGCGTGCCGAGATCGACGACCTGCTGGCCGCCGACGGCACCGAGAACGTGCGTGCGCTGCAGCGGGCGATCCGCAACACCATGACCGACTATGCCGGCGTCGTGCGTTCGGAGCAGGGCCTTCGCACGGGGCTCGCCGAGCTCGATCTCATCGAAGGGCGCATGGAGGATGTCGGCATCCACCCCGACATCGCCGGTTTTCAGGACCTGGCGCACGCCTTCGACCTCAAGGCATCGGCCCTGGCCGCTCGCGCCACTCTCGAGGCCGCCCTGGAGCGGCGCGAGACCCGCGGATGCCACAACCGCAGCGACTTCCCCGACACCGACCCGACGCTGCAGGTGAACCTCGTGTGGAGCCCGCGCACCGGGGTGACGCGCGAGGAGATCCCGCCGATCCCCGCCGAGATCGCCGAGCTCATGCGCGACGTCGACACCACGGGCAAGCTCGTCGAATAG
- a CDS encoding sigma-70 family RNA polymerase sigma factor, giving the protein MHASSSAEEFEVHRRYLTAVAYRMLGSYADAEDAVQEAWLRVSRATPQADDLRAWLTTVVSRICLDQLRARTRRREHPLDLLPDAERAPDDDDPVLRAERADRVGYALMLVLEQLNPDERLAYVLHDVFGLAFDEVAPLVERTVPATRKLASRARERVRGAAPAEGPTANGRDRRRRVVEAFLEAARDGDFEGLLALLHPDVEFRQDLGDGGVRLLRGAERVASSAAAYHRYAKGFDFEIVELGDAFAVVAVEDGTPASILLVTSEGDRIVAMETRQIG; this is encoded by the coding sequence GTGCACGCGTCGTCCTCGGCGGAGGAGTTCGAAGTCCATCGTCGTTATCTCACCGCGGTGGCGTACCGCATGCTCGGGTCGTACGCCGACGCCGAGGACGCGGTGCAGGAGGCATGGCTGCGGGTGTCCAGGGCGACACCGCAGGCCGACGACCTCCGCGCCTGGCTGACCACGGTCGTCAGCCGCATCTGTCTCGACCAGCTGCGTGCACGCACGCGTCGCCGGGAGCACCCGCTCGATCTCCTGCCGGATGCCGAGCGCGCCCCCGACGACGACGATCCGGTGCTGCGCGCAGAACGCGCCGACCGGGTCGGCTATGCGCTCATGCTCGTGCTGGAGCAGCTGAACCCGGACGAGCGCCTCGCCTACGTCCTGCACGACGTGTTCGGCCTCGCGTTCGACGAGGTCGCGCCGCTCGTCGAGCGCACGGTCCCCGCGACGCGAAAGCTCGCCAGCCGGGCGCGGGAGCGCGTGCGCGGAGCCGCTCCGGCGGAGGGACCGACGGCGAACGGCCGTGACCGGCGTCGCCGCGTCGTCGAGGCCTTCCTCGAGGCCGCGCGCGACGGCGACTTCGAGGGCCTGCTCGCACTCCTGCATCCCGACGTGGAGTTCCGGCAGGATCTCGGCGACGGAGGGGTCCGGCTGTTGCGCGGCGCCGAGCGCGTCGCGTCGAGCGCGGCGGCGTACCACCGCTACGCGAAGGGCTTCGACTTCGAGATCGTCGAGCTGGGCGACGCCTTCGCCGTGGTCGCCGTCGAAGACGGCACACCGGCATCGATCCTCCTCGTCACGTCCGAGGGCGACAGGATCGTCGCCATGGAGACCCGTCAGATCGGATGA
- a CDS encoding carboxymuconolactone decarboxylase family protein has protein sequence MSDTTIAASDVVTHKARMPHPAFLLEGGIDAISAVNRAAQASGVPEEILHLISLRASQINGCSWCVVDHSRQIVEDGAAPERLHAVAAWRDAPYFTAAERAALELTEVLTRLADHHDPVTDELWAQLSQHFDRRQLSGLLFEIGAINVWNRLNAAIRQPAGSF, from the coding sequence ATGAGCGACACCACCATTGCAGCATCCGACGTCGTCACCCACAAGGCGCGGATGCCGCATCCGGCGTTCCTGCTCGAAGGCGGCATCGACGCCATCAGCGCCGTCAACCGCGCAGCCCAGGCCTCCGGGGTCCCCGAGGAGATCCTGCACCTCATCTCGCTGCGAGCGAGCCAGATCAACGGCTGCAGCTGGTGCGTCGTGGATCACTCGCGCCAGATCGTCGAGGACGGGGCGGCACCCGAGCGCCTGCACGCGGTCGCCGCATGGCGCGACGCCCCGTACTTCACCGCGGCGGAACGCGCCGCCCTCGAGCTCACCGAGGTGCTCACCAGGCTGGCCGACCACCACGATCCGGTGACCGACGAGCTCTGGGCGCAGCTGTCGCAGCACTTCGATCGCCGCCAGCTCTCGGGGCTGCTGTTCGAGATCGGCGCGATCAACGTGTGGAACCGCCTGAACGCGGCGATCCGCCAGCCGGCCGGGTCGTTCTGA
- a CDS encoding L-serine ammonia-lyase, iron-sulfur-dependent, subunit alpha produces the protein MTAYVSAFDLFSIGVGPSSSHTVGPMRAALDFARRLQATGALTGVARLGCTLYGSLGATGIGHGTPDAVVAGLRGLEPETCDPAEVRAAWTDYPEGAPLRLAGAHDVAFAKDDIVFAPRTRLPGHPNAMTITARDAEGGILAEETYYSIGGGFIRREGEEAAVAAAALPYSYADAASLISLCDEHGLTIAELARLNETAMRSEEEVAAGLDAIWDAMAACVDAGLHADGVLPGILKVKRRAGTIRAQLEAVEAGGHRELPGEWLGAFALAVNEENAAGGRVVTAPTNGAAGILPAVAMYWWRFLADSGLGAGNAVTPYGELVGSALLGFDGARPITDAAAGAGRDDMVAEANRRRGIRRFLLTATALGSLFKANASISGAEGGCQAEVGSACAMAAGGLTAVMGGTNRQIENAAEIAMEHHLGLTCDPIGGLVQIPCIERNAIAASTAVTAARLALRGDGSHYVSLDAVVETMRQTGLDMSTKYKETSEGGLAVNVIEC, from the coding sequence GTGACAGCGTACGTCTCGGCCTTCGACCTCTTCTCCATCGGAGTGGGGCCGTCGAGCTCCCATACGGTCGGGCCGATGAGGGCCGCGCTGGATTTCGCGCGCCGGCTGCAGGCGACCGGCGCACTCACCGGTGTCGCACGTCTCGGGTGCACGCTGTACGGTTCGCTGGGCGCCACCGGGATCGGCCACGGAACGCCGGATGCCGTGGTCGCCGGCCTGCGCGGACTGGAGCCGGAGACCTGCGACCCGGCCGAGGTGCGGGCGGCGTGGACCGACTATCCCGAGGGTGCGCCGCTCCGGCTGGCCGGTGCCCACGACGTCGCCTTCGCCAAGGACGACATCGTGTTCGCACCCCGCACCCGTCTGCCCGGGCACCCGAACGCCATGACGATCACGGCCAGGGACGCCGAGGGTGGAATCCTCGCCGAGGAGACCTACTACTCCATCGGCGGTGGGTTCATCAGACGCGAGGGAGAGGAGGCTGCGGTCGCTGCAGCGGCGTTGCCGTACTCCTACGCGGATGCCGCGTCGCTGATCTCCCTGTGCGACGAGCACGGACTCACGATCGCCGAGCTCGCACGGCTGAACGAGACGGCGATGCGCAGCGAGGAGGAGGTCGCCGCGGGACTCGACGCCATCTGGGACGCGATGGCCGCGTGCGTCGACGCGGGCCTGCATGCCGACGGCGTGCTCCCCGGCATCCTCAAGGTGAAGCGCCGAGCAGGCACCATCCGCGCGCAGCTCGAGGCGGTCGAGGCCGGAGGGCACAGAGAACTGCCGGGGGAGTGGCTCGGAGCGTTCGCCCTCGCCGTGAACGAGGAGAACGCCGCAGGCGGCAGAGTCGTCACCGCGCCGACGAACGGGGCGGCCGGCATCTTGCCCGCCGTCGCGATGTACTGGTGGCGTTTCCTCGCCGACTCCGGGCTCGGTGCGGGCAACGCGGTCACCCCGTACGGCGAGCTCGTCGGCAGCGCCCTGCTCGGCTTCGACGGGGCGAGGCCGATCACGGATGCCGCGGCCGGAGCGGGGCGCGACGACATGGTCGCCGAGGCGAACCGGCGGCGCGGCATCCGGCGCTTCCTCCTCACGGCCACCGCGCTGGGATCGCTGTTCAAGGCCAACGCCTCGATCTCGGGCGCCGAGGGCGGCTGCCAGGCGGAGGTCGGGTCGGCCTGCGCGATGGCAGCCGGGGGACTGACCGCCGTGATGGGCGGGACGAACCGGCAGATCGAGAACGCCGCGGAGATCGCGATGGAGCATCACCTCGGCCTCACGTGCGACCCGATCGGCGGGCTCGTGCAGATCCCGTGCATCGAGCGCAACGCGATCGCCGCCTCGACCGCCGTGACCGCGGCCCGGCTGGCGCTGCGCGGGGACGGCAGCCATTACGTCTCGCTCGACGCGGTCGTCGAGACCATGCGGCAAACGGGGCTGGACATGTCGACCAAGTACAAGGAGACCAGCGAGGGCGGACTCGCCGTGAACGTCATCGAGTGCTGA
- a CDS encoding AAA family ATPase yields the protein MESIWTAGAKRRREQPIVSVRPADDAPAPGARWPTNIPAVAQVLRDGIDLAPGVTFLVGENGSGKSTIVEGIAVAYGLSPEGGSRNARHSTRPTESPLSDWLRLQRGVGASRWGFFLRAETMHSFYTYLEENPSTRGPDVPFHEMSHGESFLAVLESRFDEPGFYCLDEPEAALSFSSTLALIAVLERIADDGGQVLCATHSPVLAALPGARILEVGEWGIRPTTWDDLELVHHWRSFLDAPSRYLRHLLG from the coding sequence ATGGAGTCGATCTGGACGGCAGGGGCGAAGCGGCGGCGGGAGCAGCCGATCGTGTCGGTGCGCCCTGCGGACGATGCACCCGCTCCCGGAGCCCGGTGGCCGACGAACATCCCCGCGGTCGCCCAGGTGCTGCGCGACGGTATCGACCTCGCACCCGGGGTGACCTTCCTCGTCGGCGAGAACGGCAGCGGCAAGTCGACCATCGTCGAGGGCATCGCGGTCGCCTACGGCCTCTCGCCCGAGGGCGGTTCCCGCAACGCCCGGCACAGCACGCGACCGACCGAGTCTCCGCTGTCGGACTGGTTGCGCCTCCAGCGGGGCGTCGGGGCGAGTCGATGGGGCTTCTTCCTGCGTGCCGAGACGATGCACTCGTTCTACACCTATCTCGAAGAGAACCCGTCGACGCGGGGCCCGGATGTGCCGTTCCATGAGATGAGCCACGGCGAGTCGTTCCTCGCCGTGCTCGAAAGCCGCTTCGACGAGCCCGGGTTCTACTGTCTCGACGAGCCCGAGGCTGCGCTGTCGTTCTCGTCGACGCTCGCTCTCATCGCCGTGCTTGAGCGCATCGCCGACGACGGCGGGCAGGTGCTCTGCGCCACCCACTCGCCCGTGCTCGCCGCGCTTCCCGGTGCTCGCATCCTCGAGGTGGGGGAGTGGGGCATCCGCCCGACCACGTGGGACGACCTCGAGCTCGTGCACCACTGGCGGTCGTTCCTCGACGCGCCCTCGAGGTACCTGCGCCATCTGCTCGGCTGA
- a CDS encoding TetR/AcrR family transcriptional regulator, giving the protein MSETKAPRRRGRPRGGSDSRERIIAAAVEEFGDRGYDAATVRSIAARAGVDSALVHHYFGTKADLFAEAVGVPIRPDVDVPGIIAGPRDEVGERLVRYVLDAFEQPEVRRRGVMLIRTALGSTLTTPLLRGFLTRELIGRIARTLGVDDAELRASLVASQIAGLLIARYVLRLPALAAAPVDDIAGRVGPTVQRYLFD; this is encoded by the coding sequence ATGAGCGAGACGAAGGCACCGAGGCGGCGCGGCAGGCCGCGCGGGGGTTCCGACTCGCGTGAGCGCATCATCGCGGCCGCGGTCGAGGAGTTCGGAGACCGCGGATACGACGCGGCGACCGTACGGTCGATCGCCGCGCGGGCCGGGGTCGACTCCGCGCTCGTGCACCACTACTTCGGCACCAAGGCCGACCTCTTCGCCGAGGCCGTCGGGGTGCCCATCCGCCCAGACGTCGATGTCCCCGGCATCATCGCGGGTCCGCGCGACGAGGTGGGCGAACGGCTCGTGCGCTACGTGCTTGACGCGTTCGAGCAGCCGGAGGTGCGTCGTCGCGGCGTGATGCTCATTCGCACGGCGCTCGGCAGCACGCTCACGACGCCGCTGCTGCGTGGCTTCCTCACGCGCGAGCTGATCGGCCGGATCGCACGGACGCTCGGCGTCGACGACGCGGAGCTGCGCGCGAGCCTGGTCGCCTCGCAGATCGCCGGGCTGCTCATCGCCCGGTATGTACTGCGGCTGCCCGCGCTGGCCGCGGCGCCGGTCGACGACATCGCGGGCCGCGTCGGCCCCACGGTGCAGCGGTACCTCTTCGACTGA
- a CDS encoding ABC transporter ATP-binding protein, giving the protein MNNSAVEISQLRVRRGKTHVFDGIDLTVPRGEITGLLGPSGCGKTTLMRSIVGVQRIASGEVTVLGEPGGSRRLRHRVAYGTQGAAVYDDLTVRQNLSYVAAVLAAPRRDVDRVIDEVGLRSQAGQLVGSLSGGQSTRVSLAMALIGSPELIVLDEPTVGLDPVLRAELWELFRGLADRGVTMIVSSHVMDEALRCDRLLLMRDGRIIADTTPSDLLADTGTTEPEAAFLALIERDRESHASSRRARREESE; this is encoded by the coding sequence ATGAATAATTCGGCTGTCGAGATCTCGCAGCTTCGCGTGCGACGAGGAAAGACCCATGTCTTCGACGGCATCGACCTCACGGTTCCGCGGGGCGAGATCACAGGACTGCTCGGCCCGTCCGGTTGCGGAAAGACCACGCTCATGCGCTCGATCGTCGGTGTGCAACGCATCGCGTCGGGCGAGGTGACCGTGCTCGGCGAGCCGGGCGGGTCACGTCGGCTGCGGCACCGCGTGGCGTACGGAACGCAGGGTGCCGCGGTGTACGACGACCTCACCGTGCGTCAGAACCTGTCGTATGTCGCCGCCGTGCTCGCCGCGCCGAGGCGCGACGTCGACCGCGTCATCGACGAAGTCGGGCTGCGGTCTCAGGCCGGGCAACTGGTCGGCTCGCTGAGCGGCGGTCAGTCGACGCGGGTGTCGCTGGCGATGGCGCTCATCGGCTCGCCCGAGCTGATCGTGCTCGACGAGCCGACGGTGGGACTCGATCCGGTGCTCAGGGCCGAGCTGTGGGAGCTGTTCCGCGGCCTGGCCGACCGTGGCGTCACCATGATCGTCTCGAGCCACGTCATGGACGAAGCGCTGCGCTGCGATCGCCTCCTGCTCATGCGCGACGGTCGGATCATCGCCGACACCACGCCCTCCGACCTCCTTGCCGACACGGGGACGACAGAGCCCGAGGCGGCGTTCCTCGCCCTCATCGAACGCGATCGCGAGTCGCACGCGTCCTCTCGGCGCGCGCGCAGAGAGGAGTCGGAATGA